The following coding sequences are from one Burkholderia stabilis window:
- a CDS encoding crotonase/enoyl-CoA hydratase family protein, translated as MQLQSHPACRPFYEAGELTQLTAFYEEGRNVMWMMLRSEPRPCFNQQLVTDIIHLARVARDSGLPFDFWVTGSLVPELFNVGGDLSFFVDAIRSGRRDQLMAYARSCIDGVYEIYTGFGTGAISIAMVEGSALGGGFEAALAHHYVLAQKGVKLGFPEIAFNLFPGMGGYSLVARKADRALAESLIATGEAHAAEWYEDRGLIDQTFDAGDAYLATRTFIDVTKPKLNGVRAMLRARDRVFQLTRSELMDITEEWVHAAFTIEPKDLAYMERLVMLQNRRVSKLRTV; from the coding sequence ATGCAACTCCAATCCCATCCGGCGTGCCGTCCGTTTTATGAAGCCGGCGAACTCACGCAACTGACTGCCTTTTACGAAGAGGGCCGCAACGTCATGTGGATGATGCTGCGATCGGAGCCGCGGCCGTGTTTCAACCAGCAACTCGTCACCGACATCATCCATCTCGCGCGCGTCGCACGCGACTCGGGCCTGCCGTTCGACTTCTGGGTGACGGGCTCGCTCGTCCCCGAGCTGTTCAACGTCGGCGGCGACCTGAGCTTCTTCGTCGACGCGATCCGCAGCGGCCGGCGCGACCAGCTGATGGCCTACGCGCGCTCGTGCATCGACGGCGTGTACGAGATCTATACCGGCTTCGGCACCGGGGCGATCTCGATCGCGATGGTCGAGGGCAGCGCGCTCGGCGGCGGTTTCGAGGCCGCGCTCGCGCATCATTACGTGCTCGCGCAGAAGGGCGTGAAGCTCGGGTTCCCCGAGATCGCGTTCAACCTGTTCCCGGGCATGGGCGGCTATTCGCTCGTCGCGCGCAAGGCGGATCGCGCGCTCGCGGAATCGCTGATCGCGACGGGCGAAGCGCATGCGGCCGAGTGGTACGAGGATCGCGGGCTGATCGACCAGACGTTCGATGCCGGCGACGCGTATCTCGCGACGCGCACCTTCATCGACGTGACGAAGCCGAAGCTGAACGGCGTGCGCGCGATGCTGCGCGCACGCGACCGCGTGTTCCAGCTGACGCGCTCGGAGCTGATGGACATCACGGAAGAGTGGGTACATGCGGCGTTCACGATCGAGCCGAAGGACCTCGCGTACATGGAACGCCTCGTGATGCTGCAGAACCGGCGCGTGTCGAAGCTGCGCACGGTGTGA
- the pdeR gene encoding cyclic di-GMP phosphodiesterase — MDDENDSAVLEAHVGTRSPCWRLGSDSNALELAAVRGLTNVAVALTLEQAARIRALTGVTSHLVLDIVLFGNPVSLHLVGKKVDTTDWAGTASAYSDTVSVAGDLAHGLAFAEQVVSEVNSLVVILDRNGMVQRFNRLCEEVTGKREVDVIGRSAFELFMSPEQGAQSRSNITGFFASNHSFAVERYINTVNGPRLFQFRNKFVQSGSGVEEQFLICSGIDITEERNAQQRLTELANTDVLTGLPNRHAISERIHAAIAAESADKRGQVGILFLDLDNFKRVNDHYGHITGDRLLQDVSSIISGCLPSGATLARLGGDEFLVLFEQGTRPLLEATAQIILERLRTPIHLGLMEVYTSCSIGIAMHPQHGDSLETLIRSADTAMYVAKEEGKHTYRVFSLEMNQKVAKYMWLDTNLRKALEEEQFVLHYQPVVDIATGDVHGVEALIRWQSPDRGLVAPVEFIRFAEESGLIAPLGRWVMRTAAAQAAAWKAKGLGIRIAVNVSARQLQDMNIVHQFASILDGAGLKPGLLDIELTESCFIEDEDSANGLMRQFRQLGAEIHLDDFGTGYSSLSQLSRLPLDAIKLDRTFITGIDRNPRSQALVRSVVSLAKALNFAVVAEGVETHAEAEFLKQLDVDHAQGYYFARPMPAPAFEAWLAETRKLRLIA; from the coding sequence ATGGATGACGAAAACGATAGCGCGGTGCTCGAGGCGCATGTCGGTACGCGCAGCCCCTGCTGGCGTCTCGGCAGCGACAGCAACGCGCTCGAACTGGCCGCCGTGCGCGGCCTGACCAACGTCGCCGTTGCGCTGACGCTCGAGCAGGCGGCGCGCATCCGCGCGCTGACGGGCGTCACGTCGCATCTGGTGCTCGACATCGTGCTGTTCGGCAATCCGGTCAGCCTCCATCTCGTCGGCAAGAAGGTCGACACGACCGACTGGGCCGGCACGGCCTCCGCCTATTCCGATACCGTGTCCGTCGCGGGCGATCTCGCGCACGGGCTCGCGTTCGCCGAGCAGGTCGTGTCCGAAGTGAATTCGCTCGTCGTGATCCTCGACCGCAACGGGATGGTGCAGCGCTTCAACCGGCTGTGCGAGGAAGTGACCGGCAAGCGCGAGGTCGACGTGATCGGCCGCAGCGCATTCGAGCTGTTCATGAGTCCCGAGCAGGGCGCGCAGTCGCGCAGCAACATCACGGGCTTTTTCGCGAGCAACCATTCGTTCGCGGTCGAGCGCTACATCAACACGGTCAACGGGCCGCGCCTGTTCCAGTTCCGCAACAAGTTCGTGCAGAGCGGCAGCGGCGTCGAGGAACAGTTCCTGATCTGTTCGGGCATCGACATCACCGAGGAGCGCAACGCGCAGCAGCGGCTCACCGAGCTCGCGAACACCGACGTGCTCACCGGGCTGCCGAACCGCCATGCGATCAGCGAGCGCATCCATGCGGCGATCGCCGCGGAGAGCGCCGACAAGCGCGGCCAGGTCGGCATCCTGTTCCTCGATCTCGACAACTTCAAGCGCGTCAACGATCACTACGGACACATCACCGGCGACCGCCTGCTGCAGGACGTGTCCTCGATCATCAGCGGCTGCCTGCCGTCCGGCGCGACGCTCGCGCGGCTCGGCGGCGACGAATTCCTCGTGCTGTTCGAGCAGGGCACGCGGCCGCTGCTCGAAGCGACCGCGCAGATCATCCTCGAACGGTTGCGCACGCCGATTCACCTCGGGCTGATGGAGGTCTACACGAGCTGCTCGATCGGCATCGCGATGCATCCGCAGCACGGCGATTCGCTCGAGACGCTGATCCGCAGCGCCGACACCGCGATGTATGTCGCGAAGGAAGAAGGCAAGCACACGTATCGTGTGTTCTCGCTGGAGATGAACCAGAAGGTCGCGAAGTACATGTGGCTCGACACGAACCTGCGCAAAGCGCTCGAGGAAGAGCAGTTCGTGTTGCACTACCAGCCGGTCGTCGATATCGCGACGGGCGACGTGCACGGCGTCGAGGCGCTGATCCGCTGGCAGTCGCCCGATCGCGGGCTCGTCGCGCCGGTCGAGTTCATCCGCTTCGCGGAGGAGTCGGGCCTGATCGCGCCGCTCGGGCGCTGGGTGATGCGTACCGCGGCCGCACAGGCCGCCGCGTGGAAGGCGAAGGGGCTCGGCATCCGGATCGCGGTGAACGTGTCCGCGCGGCAGTTGCAGGACATGAACATCGTGCACCAGTTCGCGTCGATTCTCGACGGCGCGGGGCTGAAACCCGGCCTGCTCGACATCGAGCTGACCGAGAGTTGCTTCATCGAGGATGAAGATTCGGCCAACGGGCTGATGCGGCAGTTCCGCCAGCTCGGCGCGGAGATTCATCTCGACGATTTCGGCACCGGCTATTCGTCGTTGTCGCAACTGTCGCGCCTGCCGCTCGACGCGATCAAGCTCGACCGCACCTTCATCACCGGCATCGACCGCAATCCGCGTTCGCAGGCGCTGGTGCGCTCGGTCGTGTCGCTCGCGAAGGCGCTGAATTTCGCGGTGGTCGCCGAAGGCGTCGAAACGCATGCGGAAGCCGAATTCCTCAAGCAGCTCGATGTCGATCACGCGCAGGGCTACTACTTCGCGCGCCCGATGCCGGCGCCGGCATTCGAGGCGTGGCTCGCCGAGACGAGGAAGCTCAGGCTGATCGCCTGA